A genomic segment from Bufo bufo chromosome 8, aBufBuf1.1, whole genome shotgun sequence encodes:
- the LOC121009384 gene encoding glutamine synthetase, which produces MSVSHSSRLNKGVLEHYMRLPQGDMVQVTYIWIDGTGEGVRCKTKTLDYEPKSVEEIPEWNFDGSSTYQAEGSNSDMYLVPVKMFRDPFCLDPNKLVMCEVLKYNRKPAENNLRHTCKKIMDMVSDHIPWFGMEQEYTLLGINGHPYGWPDHGFPGPQGPYYCGVGADKVYGRDIVRSHYKACLYAGVKICGTNAEVMPSQWEFQVGPCEGIDMGDHLWMSRFILDTVCEDFGVVATLDPKPMTGNWNGAGCHTNYSTAEMRKEGGLKHIEDAIEKLGKRHNYHICVYDPRGGKDNSRRLTGQHETSSIHEFSAGVANRGASIRIPRQVGQEGLGYFEDRRPAANCDPYAVTEALVRTTILNETGSETKDYWKN; this is translated from the exons ATGTCTGTGTCACACAGTTCCAGACTCAACAAGGGGGTGCTAGAGCACTACATGAGGCTGCCCCAGGGGGATATGGTCCAGGTTACGTACATCTGGATTGATGGAACTGGAGAAGGTGTCCGCTGCAAGACAAAGACCTTGGACTACGAACCCAAATCTGTTGAAG AGATCCCAGAATGGAATTTTGATGGGTCAAGTACTTACCAAGCTGAAGGTTCCAACAGTGACATGTACCTCGTCCCCGTGAAGATGTTCAGAGACCCATTCTGCCTTGACCCCAACAAGCTGGTCATGTGTGAAGTCCTAAAATACAACCGGAAACCAGCAG AAAACAACCTGCGTCACACATGTAAGAAGATTATGGACATGGTATCTGACCACATCCCGTGGTTTGGCATGGAGCAAGAATACACCTTACTTGGAATCAATGGACACCCATATGGATGGCCTGATCATGGCTTCCCTGGACCACAAG GACCTTACTATTGTGGTGTTGGAGCTGACAAGGTATATGGCCGAGATATTGTGAGGAGTCATTACAAGGCCTGTCTGTATGCTGGAGTCAAAATCTGTGGAACAAATGCAGAAGTTATGCCATCCCAG TGGGAGTTCCAGGTTGGCCCTTGTGAAGGCATAGACATGGGTGACCATCTGTGGATGTCTCGATTCATTCTCGATACAGTATGTGAAGATTTTGGTGTGGTGGCAACCCTTGACCCCAAACCCATGACTGGAAACTGGAACGGAGCTGGATGTCATACAAACTACAGCACTGCAGAGATGAGGAAGGAGGGTGGCCTAAA ACACATAGAAGATGCCATTGAGAAACTGGGTAAGCGCCATAATTACCACATCTGCGTCTACGACCCACGTGGAGGAAAGGATAACTCTCGACGTCTGACCGGTCAGCATGAAACCTCCAGCATCCacgagttctcagctggtgtggCGAACCGCGGCGCCAGTATTAGAATTCCCCGCCAGGTTGGACAGGAAGGACTCGGTTACTTTGAAGATCGTCGGCCGGCTGCCAACTGTGACCCATACGCTGTTACTGAAGCCCTTGTGAGGACAACCATACTGAACGAGACTGGCAGTGAAACTAAAGACTACTGGAAAAATTAA